The stretch of DNA CCTCTTCTAATCTTATCGGGATATTTTGTAAGTTCGGATCAATGGAACTTAAACGTCCTGTCTGAGTTAAAGCTTGATTAAATCTTGTGTGTATTTTGCTAGTATCTTTATGAACAACTTTTAACAGTCCTTCTATATAAGTGGACTTTAACTTCCCAAGTTGACGATAATTTAAGATTTGTTGAATTATTTCATGTTTTTCTGCTAACGCCTCTAAAACATCAGCCGAAGTGGAGTAGCCTGTTTTTGTTTTCTTAACTGGTGGTAAACCTAATTTTTCAAACAGGATGACACCAAGCTGTTTGGGCGAGTTAATATTAAACTTTTCCCCAGCTAGTTCATAAATAGTTTCTTCTAATTTCTCAAGCTTCTGAGCTAAATCTTCACCCATTTTTTCTAACCTGTCTATATCTACCCTTACTCCTGTCGCTTCCATATTCGCTAAAATAATAGATAACGGCATTTCCAATTGCTCAAAAAGTTCTAATTGCTCATTTTCCTCTAATTCCTTTATAAATGTATCTTTTAACTGTTCCATCGCAGTTGCTTTTCTAATTAAATGCTCTGCTAATATATCTTCATTAGGTACAGCCTGTTTTGCTCCGCGACCATATATCGCCTCATCCGCTTGTACTTGGGCATACCCTTTTTTCTTCACAATTTCAGCTAAGTCTTCGGAAGCTTCTGCAGGGTTTAAAATATAGGAAGCTAAATGGAAATCAAAGTCTATTCCGTTTAATTCAATACCTTGCCAACGAAGGGCAACTTGCGCTCTTTTCGCATCAAAAACCGTTTTCTTTTGCTCATCTGATTGAGCAAACTCTTTAAAAACTTCCGATTGTAGTGCATCTTCCGTCCGGAAATAAAAGCTTCCTTTTTCGTTAACAACGGCAATACCTTGAATAGTAGCCTTATGATAATTTTCATCCAACACTTCTACCATGAGAACATTTTCCCAAGCGAAATGATCTTCCCGAATATCTTCTACTATTTCATATGTAACTGTCTTTAATTCTTCTGTTGGTTCTTCTACTGCCACTCCGACTTTATCTAATAAGGAATTGAAGCCCAGCTCTTTAAATATCCCAACAACTTTTTGAGCATCAAAGCCATCATATTCCGTATCGTCCACTTTTACTTCAATTGGTGCTTCACGAAGAATGGTCGCTAACTCTTTACTCATCAGTGCTTGTTCTTTATTTTCTTCTAACTTTTCTTTTAGTTTTTTACCACTTACTTGATCAATCGACTCTAATAAAGATTCTACCGAACCAAATTCTTTCAATAGCTTTAATGCTGTTTTTTCTCCAACACCTGGTACACCTGGAATGTTATCGGATGAGTCACCCATTAGACCTTTCATATCGATAATTTGATCCACATTGATTCCGTACTTTTCCTGTACAAATGCTGGTGTATAGGAATCAACATCCGTTATTCCTTTACGAGTAATATCTACTGTCACGCGATCTGATGCAAGTTGCGTTAAATCTTTATCACCAGAAATAACTTTTACGTCGAAGCCATCCTTTTCCGCTTGAAGTGACAATGTTCCAATAATATCATCGGCTTCATAGTTTTCTAATTCGTATGTTTTAATGTTGTATGCATTTAATAGTTCTCTTAAAAAAGAAAACTGCTCAGAAAGTTCTGGTGGAGTCTTTTGTCGTCCTCCTTTATACTCTCCAAACGTTTTATGACGGAAAGTAGTCTTTCCAGCATCAAACGCAACTAGCATATGTGTAGGTTTTTCTTCTTCTAATATTCTCATTAACATCATCGTAAATCCGTAAATAGCGTTCGTATGTATCCCTTTATCGTTACTCAATAGCGGCAATGCAAAAAACGCACGGTACGCTATACTATTTCCATCAATAAGTACTAATTTTTTCGTCATGTTCTTACCTCCTTCTATATAAAAAAGCCATAATTCTCCGTTTCTATTTTAACATGATAGCAAATAGAAAGGAAAATTACGGCTACAATTGTTTTCTTTTATTTATTCTCTATATCCAAGAAGTAATCTAGCATATGGAGAATCAGATGGTAAAATGATGACAGTATCTCCGTTAATAGTCGTTTTGTACGATTCTAAAGTACGATACAATTGATAAAATTCTGCGTCTTTTGAGAAAGAGTCGTTATATACTTTTGCAGCTTCCTGTTCTCCTTCTCCTCTGATTTTATCAGCATCCGCTTCAGCTATAGCTAACATTTCTCTAACTTCTCTGTCAGTAATTGCAATAATTCTGTTTTTCTCTGCTTCCCCTTGGGAGAGATAATCTTGCGCTGTAGATTCACGTTCAGAAATCATACGAGTATATACCGACTGTTCATTTTCCTCAGGCAAATCAGTACGCTTTATACGGACATCTGTTACAACGATTCCATAATTATCTTTCGTAAGCAACTCGTTAACACGCTCTGTTACAATATCATTTAAACTTCCACGGCTCGATTTTTCATCATTAATAATTTCGTCATAGTTAAGTCTCCCTAACTCTGTACGAACAACCGAGAAAACAAACTCCGACATCTTTGCTTCGGCATTCACTACTGTTGCTGCTTGTCGTAACATTGATTGCGGGTCTTCTATACGCCATAAAACATAGTTATCTATTAACATTCGTTTTTTATCTCGAGTATTTATTTCTGCCTCCGTTACATCATAAAGCATTTGATATTTTGGTAGAGTAGTAACTTCTTGAATGAACGGTATTTTCACGTATAAGCCAGGCTCATCTTTCACATCAACAACTGCTTGGAACTGTCGAACAACTTTAAACTCTCCTTCTCTAACAATGTAAACATTCGCAAGAAGAAGTCCTATAACAACGAAAGCTATTATTAAAACAATTCCACCACGGATTGCTTTTTTCCACTCAAAATTAGGCTTGCGTTCTTGAATATCTATTATGTTTTGATCGCTCATTAGTTGTTGCCACTCCCTTCCTGATTCATTGGTGGTACTGGAGTACTATTCGTAGATTCTG from Sutcliffiella cohnii encodes:
- the polA gene encoding DNA polymerase I produces the protein MTKKLVLIDGNSIAYRAFFALPLLSNDKGIHTNAIYGFTMMLMRILEEEKPTHMLVAFDAGKTTFRHKTFGEYKGGRQKTPPELSEQFSFLRELLNAYNIKTYELENYEADDIIGTLSLQAEKDGFDVKVISGDKDLTQLASDRVTVDITRKGITDVDSYTPAFVQEKYGINVDQIIDMKGLMGDSSDNIPGVPGVGEKTALKLLKEFGSVESLLESIDQVSGKKLKEKLEENKEQALMSKELATILREAPIEVKVDDTEYDGFDAQKVVGIFKELGFNSLLDKVGVAVEEPTEELKTVTYEIVEDIREDHFAWENVLMVEVLDENYHKATIQGIAVVNEKGSFYFRTEDALQSEVFKEFAQSDEQKKTVFDAKRAQVALRWQGIELNGIDFDFHLASYILNPAEASEDLAEIVKKKGYAQVQADEAIYGRGAKQAVPNEDILAEHLIRKATAMEQLKDTFIKELEENEQLELFEQLEMPLSIILANMEATGVRVDIDRLEKMGEDLAQKLEKLEETIYELAGEKFNINSPKQLGVILFEKLGLPPVKKTKTGYSTSADVLEALAEKHEIIQQILNYRQLGKLKSTYIEGLLKVVHKDTSKIHTRFNQALTQTGRLSSIDPNLQNIPIRLEEGRKIRQAFVPSEKDWVIFAADYSQIELRVLAHIAGDEKLIQAFNEDADIHTKTAMDVFHVSADEVTSNMRRQAKAVNFGIVYGISDYGLSQSLGITRKEAKTFIDRYLESFPGVKQYMEDIVQDAKDKGYVSTLLHRRRYLPEITSRNFNLRSFAERTAMNTPIQGSAADIIKKAMINMAGRLKEEGLKTKLLLQVHDELVFEAPKEEMELLKKIVPEEMERAIKLDVPLKVDYSYGPTWFDAK
- the hflC gene encoding protease modulator HflC gives rise to the protein MSDQNIIDIQERKPNFEWKKAIRGGIVLIIAFVVIGLLLANVYIVREGEFKVVRQFQAVVDVKDEPGLYVKIPFIQEVTTLPKYQMLYDVTEAEINTRDKKRMLIDNYVLWRIEDPQSMLRQAATVVNAEAKMSEFVFSVVRTELGRLNYDEIINDEKSSRGSLNDIVTERVNELLTKDNYGIVVTDVRIKRTDLPEENEQSVYTRMISERESTAQDYLSQGEAEKNRIIAITDREVREMLAIAEADADKIRGEGEQEAAKVYNDSFSKDAEFYQLYRTLESYKTTINGDTVIILPSDSPYARLLLGYRE